The following proteins are encoded in a genomic region of Limanda limanda chromosome 22, fLimLim1.1, whole genome shotgun sequence:
- the LOC132996107 gene encoding uncharacterized protein LOC132996107 yields MISCVCAGTLVVKVKQTNYQAEEDDNITLEWTFTPRRDRSPNLLMITCDRSTNKRGPTVLHLEDGFEVSELQDEQFSGRVKWDRDVLREGRLRLHVSRLRTEDSGRYKCLVQTRYGQSDDQCWLNVTATVAQEQHTTPTVSPEPQGEERFYILLGALVMSAGIIILGMAAAAGRKVANVVIRVIVVIAAVVVIVIVYSIAVATATAPEAAVLGLLLGGSIILSVFAALSAPWLLIYSGSCHSNSESRSDSISRYRRSQNDNSYYIQYF; encoded by the exons ATGATCTCCTGTGTCTGTG caGGAACATTAGTTGTGAAAGTGAAACAGACCAACTATCAGGCAGAGGAGGACGACAACATCACTCTGGAATGGACGTTCACACCCAGAAGAGACAGATCCCCCAACCTACTTATGATCACGTGTGACCGGTCAACAAACAAAAGAGGCCCTACAGTGTTACATCTAGAGGACGGTTTTGAGGTCTCAGAGCTTCAGGATGAACAGTTTTCAGGACGAGTCAAGTGGGACAGAGACGTCCTCAGAGAAGGACGACTCAGACTTCATGTGTCCAGACTCAGGACTGAAGACTCAGGCCGGTACAAGTGTCTGGTGCAGACAAGATATGGCCAGAGTGATGACCAATGCTGGCTCAATGTCACTG CCACTGTTGCTCAGGAACAACATACGACTCCAACTGTGAGTCCAGAGCCACAGGGTGAGGAAAGGTTCTACATCTTACTTGGTGCACTTGTAATGTCAGCAGGAATCATAATATTAgggatggcagcagcagcaggaaggaaagTGGCTAATGTAGTGATAAGAGTAATAGTAGTGATAGCAGCAGTAGTAGTGATAGTAATAGTATATTCAATAGCTGTAGCAACAGCGACTGCACCAGAAGCAGCAGTATTAGGATTGTTGTTGGGAGGATCGATAATATTATCAGTGTTTGCAGCTCTGTCAGCTCCCTGGCTCCTCATCTACTCTGGCTCCTGTCACTCAAATTCAGAGAGCAGGTCTGACAGCATCAGCAGATACAGAAGGTCACAAAATGACAACTCTTACTATATacaatatttttga
- the LOC132996174 gene encoding uncharacterized protein LOC132996174 yields MIPWILLLVILSAYLCAGTLVVNVKQPHYQAAVDDNVTLEWTFTAETTRSSNALSIICDQSVNRRDSKILYHLHKGIEVQRSQDQQFSGRVQCDEDILREGRLRLHVSRIRSEDSGQYVCEVNRDHHGNYGKCQLVVIEAAAQPRTQRPDVTSQPEGKMELCIPVLVAAAVGLTAVVITAALLVKLRPASICGGKKSINKTDEHLARQNVSHPECGLLSHTMSLHPVAL; encoded by the exons ATGATTCCCTGGATCCTGCTGCTCGTCATCCTGAGCGCCTATCTCTGTG CAGGAACATTAGTTGTCAATGTGAAGCAGCCCCACTATCAGGCAGCGGTTGACGACAACGTCACTCTGGAATGGACGTTCACAGCTGAAACCACCAGATCCTCCAACGCTCTCTCTATTATCTGTGATCAGTCGGTGAACCGGAGAGACTCAAAGATCCTGTACCACCTGCACAAGGGCATCGAGGTCCAAAGGTCTCAGGATCAACAGTTTTCAGGACGAGTGCAGTGTGACGAAGACATCCTCAGAGAAGGACGCCTCAGACTTCATGTGTCCAGAATCAGGAGTGAAGACTCAGGCCAGTACGTGTGTGAAGTCAACAGAGATCATCATGGAAACTATGGGAAATGTCAACTCGTCGTCATTG AGGCCGCTGCTCAGCCCAGAACCCAGAGACCAGACGTGACCTCACAACCAGAGGGAAAGATGGAACTGTGCATCCCAGTGTTAGTGGCTGCAGCTGTAGGTCTCACAGCAGTTGTGATTACAGCAGCTCTACTGGTCAAACTCCGCCCTGCTTCTATTTGTGGTGGCAAAAAATCTATTAATAAGACAGACGAGCACCTAGCGAGACAAAATGTCAGTCACCCAGAGTGTGGACTTCTCTCTCACACTATGTCTCTTCACCCTGTTGCTCTGTGA